Proteins encoded within one genomic window of Nordella sp. HKS 07:
- a CDS encoding sulfotransferase domain-containing protein, producing MNGERAIVLASATANYRGDLTTPERWSTWEPRTGDIVVCTPPKCGTTWTQTILTMLIHGGSNLTDRVHVLSPWVDAALGDAEEVASALARQRGRRVVKTHTPADGFPVWDGVTVVAVYRHPLDVFFSLRKHALNRKNAPEHPMRRPLEIALADFLSSEVDTQDFDRDSLATIAQHFRATVLERRLPRLVLLHYADMVADPHAAVRRLAEGARISADVKLVNEVVNATAFDAMRAQADRFAPQGGKGFWEDDAAFFDSGGTGKWHGQLDGSDLERYGGRMAELVPNEHARQWLEVGGKDLPGVSDCRRSRQIE from the coding sequence ATGAATGGTGAGCGAGCCATCGTTTTGGCATCTGCAACCGCGAACTACCGTGGAGATCTAACGACGCCCGAGCGTTGGTCCACATGGGAGCCGCGAACAGGCGACATTGTGGTCTGCACTCCTCCCAAATGCGGCACAACGTGGACACAGACGATCCTTACAATGCTCATTCACGGCGGAAGCAATTTAACCGACCGTGTTCACGTGCTCTCGCCTTGGGTTGATGCGGCGCTTGGCGACGCGGAAGAGGTGGCGAGCGCCCTCGCGCGGCAACGCGGTCGCCGGGTGGTGAAAACCCATACACCGGCAGATGGTTTTCCCGTCTGGGACGGTGTGACCGTAGTTGCTGTATATCGTCACCCGCTCGACGTGTTCTTTTCTCTCCGCAAACATGCCTTGAACAGGAAGAACGCTCCTGAACACCCCATGCGGCGACCCCTCGAGATTGCACTGGCCGACTTTCTTTCGTCCGAAGTCGACACGCAGGATTTCGACCGCGATTCTCTAGCGACGATTGCGCAACATTTCCGTGCGACCGTGTTGGAGCGGCGGCTCCCGAGGCTAGTTCTTCTGCACTACGCGGATATGGTCGCGGACCCGCACGCCGCCGTGCGGCGCCTCGCCGAAGGGGCTAGGATCAGCGCCGACGTAAAGTTGGTGAATGAGGTCGTGAATGCGACTGCGTTTGATGCGATGCGCGCCCAGGCGGACCGTTTCGCGCCCCAGGGTGGCAAGGGGTTTTGGGAGGACGACGCTGCATTCTTCGATTCGGGCGGTACCGGTAAATGGCACGGGCAGCTCGATGGCAGCGATCTGGAACGTTATGGGGGGCGAATGGCTGAGCTTGTGCCGAATGAACACGCCCGGCAATGGCTGGAGGTTGGGGGTAAGGACTTGCCCGGCGTCTCGGACTGTCGTCGTTCGCGCCAGATTGAATGA
- a CDS encoding AlpA family transcriptional regulator codes for MKTKPTLIAHPTLAGTKYPGLVNQSVAKTSTPPVTAHNYLSVKEAAVFLRLSKSYLDKARVAGTGPEFIRLGAKKIVYRLADLEAWMRQNRYQSTSEYREGK; via the coding sequence ATGAAAACCAAGCCCACCCTGATTGCTCATCCCACCTTGGCCGGCACAAAGTACCCCGGCCTGGTCAATCAGTCCGTTGCCAAAACCTCAACACCACCGGTTACAGCCCACAACTACCTGTCGGTCAAGGAAGCTGCCGTCTTCCTGCGCCTGTCGAAGAGCTATCTCGATAAGGCACGCGTCGCCGGGACCGGTCCGGAATTCATCAGGTTGGGCGCCAAGAAGATTGTCTATCGCTTGGCCGATCTCGAAGCCTGGATGCGTCAGAACCGCTACCAATCGACATCCGAGTATCGGGAGGGCAAGTAA
- a CDS encoding helix-turn-helix domain-containing protein has protein sequence MTEPIAVPVLEAARLGGVGRSTLYCEIQKGNLRVLKVGRRSLILVADLRAWLASKAKDAGDA, from the coding sequence ATGACCGAGCCGATTGCTGTACCCGTCCTGGAAGCCGCCCGTCTTGGCGGTGTCGGACGCTCAACTCTCTATTGCGAGATCCAGAAAGGCAATCTTCGAGTGCTGAAGGTTGGCCGGCGTAGCCTCATCTTGGTGGCTGACCTGAGGGCCTGGCTCGCCTCCAAAGCAAAGGACGCGGGAGATGCCTGA
- a CDS encoding site-specific integrase, with protein sequence MGIAPKTLSNHRSNVKAAIVHFMAVEGIPSRGAPLSPEWTAIIKSITEVKAARLLSGIARYSGVRGIKPQSVNEQIVAAYFAFRRETSLYETGITRQRELSRAWNRCACSVPGWPDIRLRLPDLECKSESRKWAEFPDGLRHDVARYLDQLAKPHRTSKGKRRKPSKKSSIDTRRRELVAFANKAVANGIAIESLVSLPALLAPAVVQTVLEGYMGQDKPTRYVIDLPWKLLAIARSIGAASETIERLEDMREALEAQRGGTMTQKNMTVIRAVMTTDVWDHVCDLPAVMMMEAKRLLNKSPSKAASRAALGVQILLLTRAPVRVSNLLSIRIGHNLIKPGGMKAPYVLLFPEYDVKNRIDLDFPLSLPTSKLIDEFIQLFRPHLGISHRSDWLFPGEQKARNATHASVSIAERMLKETGIRITAHQFRHAAAAVILRANPGNYEFTRRVLGHLNVQTTVRFYAGLESFQASKHFGELIESRLAFSEDADE encoded by the coding sequence ATGGGCATTGCGCCAAAGACGCTTTCCAATCATAGATCGAACGTCAAGGCAGCCATCGTCCATTTCATGGCGGTTGAAGGAATACCTTCGCGCGGCGCGCCGCTATCCCCCGAGTGGACGGCTATCATTAAGTCGATAACCGAAGTCAAGGCGGCCCGTCTTCTTAGCGGCATAGCCCGCTACTCCGGCGTAAGGGGCATCAAACCTCAGTCCGTGAACGAGCAGATAGTGGCTGCGTATTTTGCCTTCAGACGCGAGACGAGCCTCTATGAAACCGGCATCACCCGTCAGCGAGAACTTTCGCGCGCCTGGAATCGGTGCGCCTGCTCGGTACCCGGCTGGCCTGACATCAGACTTCGGCTGCCGGACCTTGAGTGCAAATCCGAATCCCGCAAATGGGCTGAATTTCCGGACGGCCTACGCCATGACGTGGCCAGGTATCTCGACCAGCTCGCCAAGCCCCACAGAACCTCCAAAGGCAAGCGCCGAAAGCCATCCAAGAAGTCCAGCATAGATACACGCCGGCGCGAACTTGTCGCCTTCGCCAACAAGGCCGTAGCCAATGGCATTGCGATTGAGAGCCTGGTATCCCTGCCGGCTCTCCTGGCTCCCGCAGTCGTTCAGACAGTCCTGGAGGGCTATATGGGTCAGGATAAGCCGACCCGGTATGTCATCGACCTTCCCTGGAAGCTTCTGGCGATCGCCAGGTCGATTGGTGCTGCTTCGGAAACAATCGAGCGGCTTGAAGACATGCGCGAAGCGCTCGAAGCTCAACGCGGCGGCACGATGACCCAGAAGAACATGACCGTGATCAGGGCGGTGATGACGACCGACGTCTGGGATCACGTCTGCGATCTTCCGGCTGTGATGATGATGGAGGCGAAGCGCCTGCTGAATAAGTCGCCGTCCAAGGCGGCAAGCCGGGCTGCCCTGGGTGTTCAGATCCTGCTCCTGACTAGGGCACCTGTCCGGGTGAGCAACCTCCTGAGCATTCGCATCGGGCACAATCTGATCAAGCCCGGTGGCATGAAGGCGCCTTATGTGCTCCTGTTTCCTGAATATGACGTCAAAAACCGGATCGATCTGGATTTTCCGCTGAGCCTGCCGACGTCAAAGCTGATTGACGAATTTATCCAGCTCTTCCGCCCGCATCTCGGCATTTCCCATCGCTCTGACTGGCTATTCCCCGGCGAACAGAAGGCCAGAAATGCTACTCATGCTAGCGTCTCAATCGCCGAGCGCATGCTCAAGGAAACCGGCATCCGCATTACCGCACATCAGTTCCGGCACGCGGCGGCGGCCGTCATTCTCCGCGCCAATCCCGGAAACTACGAATTTACCCGCCGCGTCCTCGGGCATTTGAACGTGCAGACGACCGTTCGCTTCTATGCCGGTCTCGAGAGTTTTCAGGCAAGCAAGCATTTTGGCGAACTGATTGAAAGCCGCCTCGCTTTCAGTGAGGATGCCGACGAATGA
- a CDS encoding site-specific integrase yields the protein MTISKIRSLKIAEWPNADREAWERACRPARKLGKGGTAAHLKPVSQKDLERRYGFFLDYIARASFLDMDAEAGAYVIPTNVDGYLAELKARLSSVTVYGSIRKLRRFVQLVAPDMDLGWLQEIEQDLDWAKQPTSKFDRIVDSDRIVQAGMTLMAEAETAHHLTPLRRAHNYRNGLMIAFLAILPIRLKNFSALRIGKNLVNYRKHWQLIIPATDNKSGRADERPVPRFLAPYLDKYVEIYRPLLKPQSDGLWVSTYGGDLSYKGCAQVVTETTRTTLGIAVSPHLMRSCAASTAYLHAGDDPDLASGLLQHVDKTVTERHYNRTRGASYGRAFSSLVEKADGSGCS from the coding sequence ATGACCATATCCAAGATTCGATCGCTCAAGATCGCGGAGTGGCCGAATGCGGATCGAGAGGCCTGGGAGCGTGCCTGCAGGCCAGCCAGGAAACTGGGAAAAGGTGGTACAGCCGCTCATCTCAAGCCCGTCAGCCAGAAAGACCTTGAGCGACGTTACGGGTTTTTCCTCGACTACATCGCGAGGGCGTCATTCCTCGATATGGACGCCGAAGCCGGTGCATACGTGATACCAACGAACGTTGATGGGTATCTTGCCGAGCTGAAGGCCCGATTAAGCTCGGTGACGGTTTATGGCAGCATCCGCAAGCTGCGCCGGTTCGTCCAGCTGGTAGCGCCTGACATGGATTTGGGATGGCTTCAGGAGATCGAGCAGGATCTCGATTGGGCAAAGCAGCCAACATCAAAATTCGATCGCATCGTCGATTCGGACCGTATTGTTCAGGCCGGCATGACACTCATGGCGGAGGCAGAAACGGCGCACCACCTCACTCCTCTCAGGCGCGCCCACAACTATCGCAACGGCCTAATGATCGCCTTCCTGGCGATCTTGCCAATCCGGCTGAAGAACTTTTCGGCGCTGAGGATCGGCAAGAATCTCGTGAATTACAGAAAGCATTGGCAGCTCATCATTCCAGCAACCGATAACAAGTCAGGACGTGCCGACGAACGCCCGGTGCCGCGATTTCTTGCCCCTTACCTTGACAAATATGTGGAAATCTATCGCCCGCTGCTCAAGCCTCAATCGGACGGTTTGTGGGTTTCGACTTATGGTGGCGATCTTTCATACAAAGGGTGTGCACAGGTCGTCACTGAAACGACAAGGACGACGCTCGGTATCGCCGTTTCGCCCCACCTGATGCGGTCATGCGCGGCCTCAACCGCATACCTGCATGCTGGTGATGATCCGGACCTGGCATCGGGGCTTCTTCAACATGTCGATAAAACAGTAACCGAGCGCCATTACAATCGGACACGTGGTGCCAGCTATGGGCGAGCTTTCTCCTCTTTGGTGGAGAAAGCAGATGGTAGCGGATGCAGCTAG
- a CDS encoding DNA polymerase — MLEGLPFRHVVAVDFEFEFGGHLTLEDAGRSGERPRPVCMVAKELRSGEIWTLWRGEFGTDPPFPVGTDTLLIAYYASAELGCFKALGWSQPVFILDLFTEFRARTNGLTLPHGAGLLGAAAWFGIDGIDITEKQELRACILAGGPWAAEDRAAILQYCGSDVRTLERLLAAMLPRLDLPRALLRGRFMKAAAAIEWNGTPVDTVALELLRRYWTAIQYELIADIDRDYGVFDGRSFRLDRWQRYLAKHAIPWPVLESGRLDLSDDTFRQMARAWPAVSPMRELRSALSDLRLADLAVGSDGRNRTILSAFRSRTGRCQPSNTRYIFGPSVWLRSLVQPPEGFGVAYIDWCQQEHGIAAALSGDPAMQTAYRSRDPYFEFARQAGAVPAGATKHTHGPTRELFKQCALAVAYGMEGEGLARRIGKPPIVGRDLLRIHHETYRTFWRWSDATVDQAMLTGSLQTVFGWPVLIGEHPNPRSLRNFPCQANGSEMLRLAACLATEAGIEVCALIHDAVLICAPLDRLDHDIARMRDAMAKASRIVLDGFELRTDVHLTRHPDRYSDPRGALMWNRVMKLIEACQARQQVVA; from the coding sequence ATGCTCGAGGGGCTGCCGTTCCGCCATGTGGTGGCCGTCGATTTCGAGTTTGAGTTCGGCGGCCACCTGACGCTCGAGGACGCCGGCCGATCTGGTGAGCGGCCGCGGCCTGTCTGCATGGTGGCCAAGGAACTACGCAGCGGCGAGATCTGGACCCTGTGGCGCGGTGAATTTGGAACCGATCCACCCTTTCCGGTCGGCACCGATACGTTGCTGATCGCCTACTATGCCAGCGCCGAGCTCGGCTGCTTCAAGGCGCTCGGCTGGTCACAGCCGGTTTTCATCCTCGACCTGTTTACCGAATTCCGCGCCCGCACAAACGGTCTGACGTTGCCTCATGGTGCGGGCCTGCTCGGCGCTGCGGCCTGGTTCGGCATCGATGGCATAGACATCACCGAGAAGCAGGAGTTGCGCGCCTGCATCCTGGCCGGCGGCCCGTGGGCGGCCGAGGACCGGGCGGCCATCCTGCAATACTGTGGCAGCGACGTGCGGACGCTCGAGCGGCTGCTGGCGGCGATGCTGCCGCGGCTCGACCTGCCGCGGGCGCTGCTGCGCGGACGCTTCATGAAGGCGGCCGCCGCCATCGAGTGGAATGGCACGCCGGTCGACACTGTGGCCCTCGAGCTGCTGCGCCGATACTGGACCGCGATCCAGTATGAGCTGATCGCCGACATCGACCGGGACTACGGCGTGTTCGACGGGCGCAGTTTCCGACTGGACCGATGGCAACGCTACCTTGCCAAACATGCCATCCCGTGGCCAGTGCTCGAGTCCGGCCGTCTCGACCTGAGCGACGATACATTTCGCCAGATGGCACGTGCCTGGCCGGCGGTCTCGCCGATGCGCGAGCTGCGCAGCGCGCTGTCGGACCTGCGGCTGGCAGATCTTGCGGTCGGCAGCGACGGGCGAAACCGGACCATTTTGTCCGCCTTCCGCTCGCGCACCGGGCGCTGCCAGCCGAGCAATACCCGCTACATCTTCGGCCCGAGCGTATGGCTGCGCAGCCTGGTCCAGCCACCAGAAGGGTTCGGGGTCGCCTACATCGACTGGTGCCAGCAGGAGCACGGGATCGCTGCGGCGTTGTCTGGCGACCCGGCAATGCAGACGGCGTACCGGTCGCGGGACCCGTACTTTGAGTTTGCCCGCCAAGCCGGTGCGGTTCCCGCCGGCGCCACAAAGCACACGCATGGCCCGACGCGCGAACTCTTCAAGCAGTGTGCGTTGGCGGTGGCGTACGGTATGGAAGGAGAAGGGCTGGCACGCCGCATTGGAAAACCGCCGATCGTAGGGCGCGACCTGCTGCGCATCCACCATGAAACCTACCGGACGTTCTGGAGATGGTCGGACGCGACGGTCGACCAGGCCATGCTTACCGGATCGCTGCAGACTGTGTTCGGCTGGCCGGTCCTGATCGGCGAGCATCCCAACCCGCGCTCGCTGCGCAACTTCCCGTGTCAGGCCAACGGCAGCGAAATGTTGCGGCTCGCTGCCTGCCTTGCCACCGAAGCCGGCATTGAAGTGTGTGCCCTAATCCATGATGCGGTGCTGATCTGCGCGCCGCTCGATCGGCTGGACCATGACATCGCGCGTATGCGGGACGCCATGGCGAAGGCGTCCCGGATCGTGCTCGATGGCTTCGAGTTGCGCACCGACGTGCACCTCACCCGGCATCCGGATCGCTACAGTGACCCGCGCGGCGCGCTGATGTGGAACCGGGTGATGAAGCTGATCGAGGCCTGTCAGGCGCGCCAGCAGGTGGTGGC
- a CDS encoding adenylate/guanylate cyclase domain-containing protein codes for MVEISVLFADLSSFTELTHNLGAERTHEVVDTYLRMATDILVKHGAFIDKYVGDAVMALFNIPLRRDDHARRAILAAIEISAALKKLGDRFNLPLQVSTGVATGYARVGRLGSDDAKDYTAIGDVVNLSARLQSKAGAGEVLITDECYRLAGEGFPDARLEEARLKGFRDPIRAYRLQMAGVGPLSDDEADSSASRTISIGAIIFGILGAPCAVVTLIGPLAVAVGATSLFGLSAILTVLDQSVLRIPLLILVTLGAAANLYTVWHARKLRAHSQVPEQLRTMTALERQRTRFVLGASGITIGLVVFELVAHSMLH; via the coding sequence ATGGTCGAAATCAGTGTTCTGTTCGCAGATCTTTCCTCCTTTACAGAGTTGACACACAATCTCGGTGCCGAGAGGACGCATGAAGTCGTGGATACCTATCTCCGAATGGCGACGGATATTCTGGTGAAGCATGGTGCCTTCATCGACAAATATGTCGGCGACGCGGTAATGGCGTTGTTCAATATTCCGTTGCGACGAGATGACCATGCGCGCCGAGCGATCTTGGCCGCGATTGAGATCAGTGCCGCGCTGAAAAAACTTGGCGACCGCTTCAATCTTCCGCTGCAGGTATCGACGGGCGTTGCCACCGGTTACGCGCGTGTGGGCCGACTTGGATCGGACGATGCCAAGGACTACACCGCCATCGGCGATGTGGTGAATCTGTCTGCTCGCCTGCAGAGCAAAGCAGGTGCGGGTGAAGTTCTGATCACTGACGAGTGCTACCGCCTGGCCGGTGAAGGTTTTCCGGACGCTCGCTTGGAAGAAGCACGGCTGAAGGGATTTCGTGATCCAATCCGGGCTTATCGCTTGCAGATGGCAGGTGTCGGGCCCCTAAGTGATGATGAAGCGGACTCCAGCGCCAGCCGAACGATTAGCATCGGTGCAATTATATTTGGCATACTGGGAGCGCCGTGTGCGGTCGTGACCCTGATTGGCCCGCTGGCAGTAGCGGTTGGCGCCACCAGTCTGTTTGGGCTGTCTGCAATTTTGACCGTGCTCGATCAAAGCGTTCTGCGGATTCCATTGCTAATTCTGGTGACACTGGGCGCCGCAGCCAATCTCTATACGGTTTGGCATGCTCGAAAGCTTCGCGCCCACTCCCAAGTCCCAGAACAGCTCAGGACAATGACGGCGCTGGAAAGGCAAAGAACGAGATTTGTTCTTGGGGCTTCAGGGATTACCATAGGCTTGGTCGTCTTTGAACTTGTGGCCCACTCTATGCTCCACTGA
- a CDS encoding adenylate/guanylate cyclase domain-containing protein, whose protein sequence is MAEERAQRRLAAILAADVVGYSQLMEHDEVGTLVALKARRNRILKPLTAEHHGRIFKVTGDGVLVEFASAVNAVQCAVDLQQAMIAANGDQPEDLHIVLRIGVNLGDVMVEGGDLYGDGVNIAARLEALAEPGSIFISGTAHDHIRNKVKVGFDDLGVQSLKNISEPVRVYRLTLPISTESVDAGQPVQAASDKPSIAVLPFTNMSGDPEQQYFSDGITEDIITELARDRSLLVISRNACFQFRGPATDIAAVRRALGVRYIVEGSVRRAGDRIRVTAQLIDAVSQSHLWAERYDRNIQDIFTVQDEVTRAIVATLLGRLLTIGAEYSRHKPTKDWVAYDCFLQGRNCDYHYDLKQSVELFRRATELDPDFAQAHAWLASQLCFRYLLDESPETIEEAAVHAQRALALNENDAYAHNSMGWAALRRREFDLAGQHFDQAVNLSPHDVSMAVDWANWLMYVNRLDDALGYLGDLLQRDSYPPTYIWEVRGQTQYFLRRHEEAIASLRRMHGKHFWTPMFRAAAFAQLGQETEARRELGDFLEARPKASLDSVAKKLGYADKALGDHLLDGLRKAGLPE, encoded by the coding sequence ATGGCCGAAGAACGCGCCCAACGCCGCCTCGCCGCCATCCTGGCCGCCGACGTGGTTGGCTACAGCCAGCTCATGGAGCATGACGAAGTGGGAACACTGGTCGCCCTCAAGGCTCGGCGGAATCGCATCCTTAAGCCCCTTACTGCCGAACACCACGGCCGCATCTTCAAGGTGACTGGCGATGGTGTTTTGGTGGAGTTCGCCAGCGCCGTCAATGCTGTGCAATGCGCCGTCGATCTACAGCAGGCCATGATCGCCGCCAACGGTGACCAGCCCGAAGATCTTCACATCGTACTGCGCATTGGCGTCAATCTGGGCGACGTGATGGTTGAGGGCGGCGACCTCTACGGTGATGGCGTTAACATCGCCGCACGCCTGGAAGCACTCGCGGAACCGGGCAGCATTTTCATCTCAGGCACCGCTCACGACCACATCCGAAACAAAGTCAAGGTTGGCTTCGACGATCTGGGCGTACAGAGTTTGAAGAACATCTCGGAGCCGGTACGTGTCTATCGCCTTACGCTGCCCATTTCCACGGAATCGGTAGACGCCGGTCAGCCGGTCCAGGCGGCGAGTGACAAGCCGTCGATCGCGGTGCTGCCCTTCACCAACATGTCGGGCGATCCGGAGCAGCAGTATTTTAGCGATGGCATCACTGAGGACATCATTACTGAGCTGGCCCGCGATCGCTCCCTACTCGTCATTTCGCGCAACGCCTGTTTCCAATTTCGGGGGCCTGCCACGGACATCGCTGCAGTACGACGAGCGCTCGGCGTGCGATACATCGTCGAAGGGAGCGTGCGCAGGGCGGGAGATCGCATTCGGGTAACAGCACAGCTGATCGATGCTGTGAGTCAGAGCCATCTCTGGGCAGAGCGGTATGATCGCAATATTCAGGATATTTTCACCGTCCAGGACGAAGTGACCCGCGCGATTGTGGCAACGTTGCTTGGCCGCCTCTTAACCATCGGGGCCGAGTATTCCCGTCACAAGCCGACCAAGGATTGGGTCGCCTACGACTGCTTCCTGCAGGGACGGAACTGTGACTATCACTACGATCTCAAACAATCTGTCGAATTGTTCCGGCGCGCCACTGAGCTCGATCCCGACTTCGCCCAGGCTCATGCCTGGTTGGCCAGTCAGTTGTGCTTCCGCTATTTGCTCGACGAAAGCCCGGAGACGATCGAGGAGGCGGCAGTACACGCTCAGAGAGCGTTGGCACTCAATGAGAATGATGCATACGCGCACAACAGCATGGGATGGGCTGCCCTTCGGAGGAGGGAATTCGATCTCGCCGGCCAACACTTCGATCAGGCTGTCAACCTCAGCCCGCATGACGTGAGCATGGCAGTGGATTGGGCCAACTGGCTGATGTATGTGAACAGATTGGATGATGCACTGGGTTATCTGGGTGATCTCCTGCAGCGCGATTCCTATCCTCCGACCTACATCTGGGAGGTGCGCGGTCAGACGCAGTACTTTCTGAGGCGCCACGAAGAGGCGATCGCCTCGCTCCGGCGGATGCACGGCAAGCACTTCTGGACGCCAATGTTTCGGGCCGCAGCGTTCGCTCAACTGGGGCAAGAAACAGAGGCGCGGCGCGAGCTGGGTGACTTTCTTGAGGCTAGGCCGAAAGCGTCGCTCGATTCTGTGGCAAAGAAACTGGGCTATGCCGACAAAGCGCTGGGCGATCACCTGCTTGATGGACTGCGCAAAGCGGGGCTTCCGGAGTAG
- a CDS encoding tetratricopeptide repeat protein encodes MQEGQRRLAAILAADVAGYSRLMAADESGTLGRLRRLRAEVFEPKIAQFYGRIVGSAGDSLLIEFASAVNAVQCAVEVQRELDGQNANLPEDRRMAFRVGVNLGDVIAEDNTIHGDGVNVAARLEKLAEPGGVCIGHAIYDQVKGKLAYTYDDLGEQRVHNIAEPVRAYRVKPANASVNSLSASPARDARPLPDRPSIAVLPFQNMSGDVEQEYFADGLADDLITDLSKIPGFLVIARNSTFAYKGRAVDIRSVAKDLGVRYVIEGSVRRSATRLRINAQLIDAANNSHLWADRFDRDLADVFLLQDEIVGKIVNALTGALPSPSLPSRRKATTLESYDMFVRGRAVVIQSPESNRAALPLLEKAIELDPEFADAHAWLAKSHEFAWTYGGEAKEPHHSLALAAVQRALALDPQNADAHTILGNHLLHEGELDKAEAELAIALRIDPNHANGWAFLGELKVSEGLALDGVELALKAFRLNPYPPGWYHWLLGYTQYAARHYEDAVRTLRHETTYQTGSCRLLAASLAQLGRLDEAKVEGRRFLAINPNFTIQHWASIVPFRYEADRQHFIDGYTKAGLPM; translated from the coding sequence TTGCAAGAAGGGCAACGTAGGCTGGCGGCGATCTTGGCTGCCGATGTGGCGGGTTACTCGCGCCTAATGGCGGCTGACGAGTCGGGCACGCTGGGACGACTCAGGCGGCTCCGAGCCGAGGTATTCGAGCCAAAGATCGCCCAGTTCTACGGGCGCATCGTCGGGTCCGCGGGCGACAGCCTGCTGATCGAGTTCGCGAGCGCGGTCAATGCGGTGCAGTGCGCTGTTGAGGTGCAGCGTGAGCTGGACGGCCAGAACGCCAATCTACCGGAAGACAGGCGCATGGCGTTCCGCGTAGGTGTGAACCTTGGCGACGTGATCGCCGAGGACAACACGATCCACGGAGACGGCGTGAACGTCGCGGCGCGGCTGGAAAAGCTCGCGGAGCCAGGCGGTGTCTGCATCGGTCACGCCATCTACGATCAAGTGAAGGGCAAACTTGCTTACACCTATGATGACCTCGGCGAGCAACGGGTGCACAACATTGCGGAGCCGGTGCGCGCCTATCGTGTGAAGCCGGCCAATGCATCCGTCAACAGCTTATCCGCGTCGCCGGCTAGGGATGCGCGACCACTTCCCGACCGGCCATCGATCGCCGTCCTGCCCTTCCAAAACATGAGCGGTGATGTTGAGCAGGAGTATTTCGCCGATGGACTGGCTGACGATTTGATAACCGATTTGTCGAAGATCCCTGGGTTTCTGGTCATCGCCCGAAATTCCACCTTTGCTTACAAAGGCAGGGCTGTCGACATCAGGTCAGTCGCCAAGGATTTGGGGGTGCGCTATGTCATTGAAGGAAGTGTCCGCCGTTCGGCAACTCGCCTGCGGATCAATGCCCAGCTTATTGATGCAGCAAACAACAGCCATCTATGGGCTGATCGCTTCGACCGCGATCTCGCAGACGTCTTCCTGTTGCAGGACGAAATCGTTGGAAAAATCGTAAATGCTCTAACTGGAGCTCTGCCTTCACCGTCCCTTCCTTCCAGACGCAAAGCGACGACCCTCGAATCTTATGATATGTTCGTGCGTGGCCGGGCAGTGGTAATTCAATCGCCCGAAAGCAATAGAGCAGCTCTTCCGCTGCTTGAAAAGGCAATCGAACTCGATCCCGAGTTTGCTGACGCACATGCTTGGCTTGCGAAGAGCCATGAATTCGCATGGACGTACGGGGGGGAGGCCAAGGAACCTCATCATTCGCTCGCCCTGGCAGCTGTTCAGCGAGCCCTGGCGCTCGATCCGCAAAATGCGGACGCGCATACAATCCTTGGTAACCATCTCCTGCATGAAGGTGAATTGGATAAGGCCGAGGCGGAACTTGCAATCGCGCTCCGTATTGACCCGAATCACGCCAACGGCTGGGCGTTTTTGGGTGAACTCAAAGTGTCGGAGGGATTGGCACTCGACGGCGTCGAATTGGCGCTGAAGGCATTTCGCCTAAACCCGTATCCGCCTGGATGGTATCATTGGCTTCTTGGGTATACCCAATATGCCGCGCGCCACTATGAGGACGCAGTCCGGACACTTAGGCACGAAACAACATATCAAACCGGCTCGTGTCGTCTTTTGGCGGCCAGTTTGGCACAGCTCGGCCGCCTGGACGAAGCAAAGGTAGAAGGGCGACGTTTCTTAGCGATAAACCCCAATTTCACAATACAACATTGGGCCAGTATAGTTCCTTTCCGCTATGAAGCAGATCGGCAACATTTCATTGATGGGTACACCAAGGCCGGGCTGCCCATGTAA